One Streptomyces lincolnensis genomic region harbors:
- a CDS encoding AAA family ATPase encodes MTTPHPTPTPLAPLFHTLADNIERVVKGKRDTIELALTCLFAEGHLLIEDVPGTGKTTLARCLAASIEADFARVQFTPDLLPSDITGVTVYRQNTGTFEFLPGPVFANIVLGDEINRASPKTQSALLEVMEEGRVTADGTTHPVPRPFMVIATQNSVDMGGTYPLPEAQLDRFLMRITVGYPDHSSEVAVIKGAGTDTTPESLSPVATAREIAELIASATEIQVADALYDYLVRVVAATRTLPDVRLGASPRGSVALLRAVRVRAASQSRPYAFPEDVKALAGPVLAHRLILTPEAELRGVTGMDVIDEVLATVPLDSRARV; translated from the coding sequence ATGACCACCCCCCACCCCACCCCCACCCCCCTAGCCCCCCTCTTCCACACCCTCGCCGACAACATAGAACGCGTCGTCAAGGGCAAGCGCGACACCATAGAACTAGCCCTGACCTGCCTGTTCGCAGAGGGCCACCTGCTGATCGAGGACGTGCCGGGCACCGGCAAGACCACCCTCGCCCGCTGCCTCGCCGCGTCGATCGAGGCCGACTTCGCGCGGGTGCAGTTCACGCCGGACCTGTTGCCGTCGGACATCACCGGCGTCACCGTCTACCGGCAGAACACGGGCACGTTCGAGTTCCTCCCGGGCCCGGTCTTCGCGAACATCGTGCTCGGTGACGAGATCAACCGCGCCTCCCCCAAGACGCAGTCCGCGCTGCTGGAGGTGATGGAGGAAGGCCGGGTCACCGCGGACGGCACCACGCACCCGGTGCCCCGCCCGTTCATGGTGATCGCCACGCAGAACTCGGTGGACATGGGCGGCACTTACCCGCTGCCGGAGGCCCAGCTCGACCGGTTCCTGATGCGGATCACCGTCGGCTACCCCGATCACTCCTCCGAGGTCGCGGTCATCAAGGGGGCGGGCACCGACACCACCCCCGAGTCGCTGTCCCCCGTCGCCACCGCCCGGGAGATCGCGGAACTCATAGCGAGCGCCACCGAGATCCAGGTGGCCGACGCGCTGTACGACTACCTGGTGCGGGTGGTGGCGGCGACCCGCACCCTCCCCGACGTACGGCTGGGGGCCTCGCCGCGTGGTTCCGTCGCCCTGTTGCGGGCGGTCCGGGTGCGGGCGGCCTCGCAGTCCCGGCCGTACGCGTTCCCGGAGGACGTCAAGGCGCTGGCCGGGCCCGTCCTGGCGCACCGGCTGATCCTGACCCCGGAGGCCGAACTGAGGGGCGTCACCGGCATGGACGTGATCGACGAGGTGCTGGCCACCGTGCCGCTGGACAGCAGAGCGCGCGTCTGA
- a CDS encoding helix-turn-helix domain-containing protein yields MGSRPGEFDEFAACLRALKDRAGLSYGALARRTRISSSSLHRYCSGSYVPQDYGSAHRFATACGASPEELRRLHRLWALADAARESGVEGEQDTGQDDTDQDDTDQDDTDQDGTHGPDLDPDSNPDPAAAPPPASTPRPPWHRRTPHPLVTLALVLALGATAWGIAAVTGPGPTDDEERPLLSAKCAEPVSEGQRGTCVRETQRLLARTGAELDVDGDFGPQTLRRVTAFQVLSRIGVSGVVDGETKKALYASKVRMDSWSPAKVRQRVREVFRAVPDEAVDLADCQSRLDPLHVVPHTDGTRNWGLFQIPDAVLRKLGGTPREAMDPEWNIRAVHRLWTRTKNFGDLPHCDRATAPVPAPGEPDLVEASGGPPTAPPPDASAPPASTTAVCPAPGQRFKTLTDLRIYLVGPGRRLYYVPDAIVYFNLWDDWNGVAVVSADVFAECGWGEARELANASLVRRGSGGRTYIWDAWYGYRPIADRTAFDRYGFSKAKVRTRPSLSPVSADAMWR; encoded by the coding sequence ATGGGATCGCGGCCCGGGGAGTTCGACGAGTTCGCGGCCTGCCTGCGGGCGCTCAAGGACCGGGCGGGCCTCAGCTACGGGGCGCTGGCCCGGCGGACCCGCATCAGCAGCTCCAGCCTGCACCGGTACTGCTCCGGCTCGTACGTCCCGCAGGACTACGGATCGGCCCACCGGTTCGCCACGGCCTGCGGGGCGTCACCGGAGGAACTGCGCCGATTGCACCGGCTCTGGGCCCTCGCGGACGCGGCACGGGAGTCGGGCGTAGAAGGAGAACAGGACACGGGCCAGGACGACACCGATCAGGACGACACCGACCAGGACGACACCGACCAGGACGGGACCCACGGACCGGACCTGGACCCGGACTCGAACCCGGACCCGGCCGCCGCACCCCCACCGGCCTCCACCCCCCGTCCCCCCTGGCACCGCCGTACACCCCACCCCCTCGTCACGCTCGCCCTCGTCCTCGCGTTGGGCGCCACCGCGTGGGGCATCGCGGCCGTGACCGGACCCGGTCCCACCGACGACGAGGAACGCCCGCTGCTGTCGGCGAAGTGTGCCGAGCCGGTGAGTGAGGGGCAGCGCGGGACCTGCGTACGGGAGACGCAGCGGCTGCTGGCCAGGACCGGTGCCGAGCTGGACGTGGACGGTGACTTCGGGCCGCAGACCTTGCGCAGGGTGACCGCTTTCCAGGTGCTGTCCCGTATCGGGGTCAGCGGAGTGGTCGACGGGGAGACGAAGAAGGCGCTCTACGCGTCGAAGGTCAGGATGGACAGCTGGTCACCCGCGAAGGTGCGGCAGCGGGTCCGCGAGGTGTTCCGCGCGGTGCCCGACGAGGCGGTCGACCTCGCCGACTGCCAGTCGCGCCTTGATCCGCTCCACGTCGTGCCGCACACCGACGGCACCCGGAACTGGGGTCTTTTCCAGATCCCCGATGCCGTGCTGCGGAAACTCGGCGGCACACCGCGCGAGGCGATGGACCCGGAGTGGAACATCCGGGCCGTCCACAGGCTGTGGACCCGCACGAAGAACTTCGGCGACCTGCCGCACTGCGACCGCGCTACCGCGCCCGTGCCCGCGCCCGGCGAACCGGACCTGGTCGAGGCGTCCGGCGGCCCGCCGACGGCACCCCCGCCGGACGCCTCCGCGCCTCCGGCGTCCACCACCGCCGTCTGCCCGGCACCGGGGCAACGCTTCAAGACGCTCACCGACCTCCGGATCTACCTGGTCGGTCCCGGGCGCCGGCTGTACTACGTCCCCGACGCGATCGTGTACTTCAACCTCTGGGACGACTGGAACGGCGTCGCCGTCGTCAGCGCCGACGTCTTCGCGGAGTGCGGCTGGGGCGAGGCCCGCGAGCTGGCGAACGCGTCCCTGGTCAGACGGGGCAGCGGCGGGCGGACGTACATCTGGGACGCCTGGTACGGCTACCGCCCGATCGCCGACCGGACCGCCTTCGACAGGTACGGCTTCTCGAAGGCGAAGGTCCGGACACGGCCCTCCCTGTCCCCCGTCAGCGCGGACGCCATGTGGCGGTGA
- a CDS encoding tetratricopeptide repeat protein translates to MRASSPDGPEALLSALATCGADPDSPAWRDLTRIMDTVARADPAVSRFWPPHVTGGHPAEPTHWRELARELHVLASRDAAARQALTEWVRHHPGAARTPSGPAPSATANVISGDSVLHGPSVQARDIHGGIHFHPSSPPPRAGLPVPRQLPPVTARFVDREDDRRALDALRARRAPHAPQVLVVSGLPGVGKTTFATHWLHEHAESFPDGQLYADLGGRATDEGDGPVSPAAVLEAFLVALGASSVPPGSAQRSALWRSMTSGLRLALLLDSAFTAAQVRPLLPGTPTGLTVVTSTSMLTGLHIDGASVHRLEGLPAESAVELLAFGGGTRVAREPTAAREVVRLCGHLPLAVALASAQLALRPHRSVSALVDSLGRRSPVETLHVEGEAVMRTALDRTYDVLPDNSRVLYRRMGLLPADRHDLALLTALAGNEEDTRDTGQAADIAVHALVEANLLQETGPGTYRFHDLVQPHARRLGEELEDADRQERTLRCFVDWCLSTAASAETLLTPSHRLPGHDLSACTVPPTPLTGPEEALAWLDTYRNGLMGAVRHSARVGWDSFCWRLVDLIWPLFLRLRPSEMWIEAHRLGLDAARRCRSRQGEGRMLTSGAIGLRNAGRYSEAADWYRQALEQAAADDDVRQQAQAVSGLGHVSLLAHRLDEARGHFEHALRLREAIGYRRGAALSRRRLGETALAGGDLATATEQLRRAGTELDSLGETYEATRVLALLGHVLDRSGDGEGGARRLREALARFRTGGTRSEHWEARCLEWLGQAAESLGDHDESIRHYEAARELFRRLNPEDAQRLDGRLRRS, encoded by the coding sequence TCCCCCGCATGGCGCGACCTGACGCGGATCATGGACACCGTGGCCCGCGCGGATCCGGCGGTGTCCCGGTTCTGGCCCCCACATGTGACGGGGGGGCATCCCGCCGAGCCGACGCACTGGCGGGAACTGGCCCGGGAACTCCACGTCCTGGCGTCGCGTGACGCGGCGGCACGCCAGGCCCTGACCGAGTGGGTGCGTCACCACCCCGGCGCCGCCCGTACGCCGTCCGGTCCGGCGCCCTCGGCGACGGCCAATGTCATCAGCGGCGACTCCGTGCTCCACGGCCCCAGCGTGCAAGCCCGGGACATCCACGGCGGCATCCACTTCCACCCGTCCTCCCCGCCACCACGGGCGGGCCTCCCCGTGCCCCGCCAACTGCCTCCGGTGACCGCACGGTTCGTCGACCGGGAGGACGACCGACGGGCCCTGGACGCCCTGCGTGCCCGGCGCGCGCCGCACGCACCTCAGGTCCTGGTGGTCAGCGGGCTCCCGGGCGTCGGAAAGACCACCTTCGCCACCCACTGGCTGCATGAGCACGCCGAAAGTTTCCCCGACGGCCAGCTCTACGCCGACCTCGGCGGACGGGCCACCGACGAGGGCGACGGACCTGTGTCCCCCGCCGCCGTACTGGAAGCCTTCCTGGTCGCACTCGGCGCGTCCTCGGTACCGCCCGGTAGCGCTCAACGGAGCGCGCTGTGGCGTTCGATGACCTCAGGTCTACGACTGGCGCTGCTCCTGGACAGCGCGTTCACGGCTGCGCAGGTACGCCCGCTCCTGCCCGGCACACCGACCGGCCTCACCGTGGTGACCAGCACAAGCATGCTGACCGGACTCCACATCGACGGCGCGTCCGTACACCGGCTGGAGGGGCTCCCCGCCGAATCGGCCGTCGAACTCCTCGCCTTCGGCGGTGGGACGCGCGTGGCACGGGAGCCGACCGCCGCGCGTGAAGTGGTCAGACTCTGCGGCCATCTGCCTCTGGCGGTGGCTCTGGCCTCTGCCCAGCTCGCCCTGCGTCCTCACCGTTCCGTGTCCGCCCTGGTCGACAGCCTGGGTCGTCGAAGCCCCGTCGAGACGCTGCACGTCGAAGGGGAGGCCGTGATGCGTACGGCACTCGACAGGACGTACGACGTTCTCCCGGACAACAGCCGTGTCCTCTACCGCCGGATGGGACTTCTGCCCGCGGATCGCCACGACCTCGCGTTACTGACGGCCCTCGCGGGCAACGAGGAGGACACGCGCGACACCGGGCAGGCTGCCGACATCGCCGTCCATGCTCTGGTGGAGGCGAACCTCCTGCAGGAGACGGGCCCGGGGACCTATCGCTTCCACGACCTCGTCCAGCCGCACGCCCGTCGACTCGGCGAGGAGCTGGAGGACGCCGACCGGCAGGAGCGCACACTGCGCTGCTTCGTGGACTGGTGCCTGTCCACCGCGGCTTCGGCGGAGACCCTCCTCACCCCCAGCCACCGGCTGCCCGGGCACGACCTCTCCGCGTGCACCGTGCCTCCGACCCCGCTCACGGGTCCCGAGGAAGCCCTCGCCTGGCTGGACACGTACCGCAACGGCCTGATGGGGGCGGTACGGCACTCGGCCCGGGTCGGCTGGGACTCCTTCTGCTGGCGCCTGGTGGACCTCATATGGCCCCTTTTCCTGCGATTACGTCCGTCCGAGATGTGGATCGAGGCGCATCGACTCGGTCTCGACGCGGCGCGCCGATGCCGTTCGCGGCAGGGCGAGGGCCGCATGCTCACCTCCGGCGCGATCGGCTTGCGGAACGCGGGCCGGTACTCGGAGGCGGCGGACTGGTACCGGCAGGCACTGGAGCAGGCTGCGGCCGACGACGACGTACGCCAACAGGCACAAGCCGTCAGCGGGCTGGGCCATGTGAGCCTCCTGGCCCACCGGCTCGACGAGGCACGCGGCCACTTCGAACACGCGCTGCGTCTGAGGGAGGCGATCGGCTACCGACGCGGAGCCGCCCTCTCCCGGCGGCGTCTCGGCGAAACCGCTCTGGCCGGCGGCGACCTGGCCACGGCCACCGAACAACTGCGCCGTGCCGGCACCGAACTGGACTCACTGGGCGAGACATACGAGGCGACCCGCGTCCTGGCTCTTCTCGGCCATGTCCTGGACCGCAGCGGGGACGGTGAGGGAGGCGCGCGCCGACTGCGTGAGGCTCTCGCGCGATTCCGAACGGGCGGCACCCGGTCCGAGCACTGGGAGGCACGCTGTCTGGAATGGCTCGGCCAGGCCGCGGAGTCGCTTGGTGATCATGATGAATCGATACGCCACTACGAGGCCGCCCGGGAACTCTTCCGACGCCTGAACCCCGAGGACGCGCAACGCCTGGACGGTCGGCTGCGGCGGTCATGA